Proteins from a genomic interval of Zingiber officinale cultivar Zhangliang chromosome 1B, Zo_v1.1, whole genome shotgun sequence:
- the LOC122029178 gene encoding uncharacterized protein ycf23-like — MILFLQICVSSVDPLAFPSAVEAGAQMVEIGNYDSFYEMGIQFSPEQILKLTRETRRILPSITLSVTVPHMLSLPDQVKLAELLEQEGADIIQTEGGKYSSPSKPGVLGLIEKATPTLAAAYSISRVVQIPVLCSSGLSAVTAPMALTAGAAGVSSVLCDGDEINRAILWKRGRLNKAREFVGDELKQIVNKIVKAVMLLLQPNDKTVAYGTIVSVNGPDNFIDDVAMWLGLYT; from the exons ATGATCTTGTTCTTGCAGATTTGTGTTTCCTCTGTGGACCCTTTGGCATTTCCttctgcagtggaagcaggtgcCCAAATG GTGGAAATTGGAAATTATGATTCTTTCTACGAGATGGGAATTCAGTTTTCCCCTGAACAG ATTCTAAAGCTCACTAGAGAAACTAGAAGGATTCTTCCATCCATTACACTGTCTGTAACCGTGCCACACATGCTTAGTCTCCCTGATCAG GTGAAGCTAGCAGAGTTGCTGGAACAGGAAGGTGCTGATATAATCCAAACTGAAGGAGGGAAATACTCAAGTCCATCAAAACCTGGTGTCCTTGGTTTGATCGAGAAG GCCACACCAACGCTAGCAGCTGCATACTCCATTTCCCGAGTAGTTCAGATTCCAGTTCTGTGCTCATCTGGATTAAGCGCTGTCACTGCACCTATGGCTTTAACAGCAGGAGCAGCTGGTGTG tccagtgttttatgtgatggCGATGAGATAAACAGAGCCATCCTCTGGAAGAGAGGGCGACTCAACAAAGCAAGGGAATTTGTTGGCGATGAGTTGAAACAAATagtgaataagatt GTAAAAGCAGTGATGTTGTTATTGCAGCCTAACGACAAGACTGTTGCATATGGGACAATTGTCTCTGTTAATGGACCTGAcaactttattgatgat gtggccatgtggcttggcctgtACACTTGA
- the LOC122029266 gene encoding brain acid soluble protein 1-like — protein sequence MGLGEETACEEKRPGVVEAEDGADGEKRLEVVEAEDGADGGKRLKVEAAEDGADVEKRLEVEKAEDAADEEPKVERPKRDGEEPAEEEAPREKPVAEDEAAPAAVGAKEKGEAEEREKEEEAEETEATNCEFKF from the coding sequence ATGGGTTTGGGAGAAGAGACCGCCTGCGAGGAAAAGAGACCGGGGGTAGTAGAGGCGGAGGATGGAGCAGATGGCGAGAAAAGACTAGAGGTAGTAGAGGCGGAGGATGGAGCAGATGGCGGGAAAAGACTGAAGGTAGAAGCGGCGGAAGATGGAGCAGACGTCGAGAAAAGACTGGAGGTAGAAAAGGCTGAGGATGCGGCCGATGAGGAGCCAAAGGTTGAGAGGCCGAAGAGAGATGGGGAGGAACCGGCGGAGGAAGAAGCGCCTAGGGAGAAACCAGTGGCGGAAGATGAGGCGGCGCCAGCGGCGGTGGGAGCGAAGGAGAAGGGGGAggcggaggagagggagaaagaggaggaagcggAAGAGACTGAGG